From a single Candidatus Thorarchaeota archaeon genomic region:
- a CDS encoding aminotransferase class V-fold PLP-dependent enzyme, with translation MPAELISHAFIRENFPTLSQMTYLNNASTGIPPAKTVEAMKMYLEGRVTATGTFDETLMVFKNIRESLAKLLGGSIENYGTVTSTSDGLNTAAHAIDYPKESNIVISDLEFPSNYIPWQNASKWYDVDLRVAKATDGAVPTEAYLDLIDENTRIVSVSLVQFGTGYRSDVKALADAVHEVNGILVVDIIQAAGWADIDLVKMDADFAAAQAAKWLIGPIGAGFVYANKRALELMRPRFLGWWGVKNITEYGYAERELLDDAQKFQVGSLALVAHVGFLESLKTLLQIPHKKREQAALFLAHYLQERLDEIGVEYYQFGPEHESPIVSCVPSNVEEIQKRLTEKQIHCSVRNGRLRVSPHFYNTTEDIDRLIEVLRG, from the coding sequence ATGCCAGCCGAACTGATCAGTCATGCGTTCATTAGAGAGAATTTCCCAACTCTTTCACAAATGACCTATCTCAATAATGCATCCACAGGAATCCCCCCTGCAAAGACAGTCGAGGCAATGAAGATGTATCTGGAGGGACGGGTCACAGCCACAGGGACCTTTGATGAAACCCTAATGGTATTCAAGAATATCAGAGAGAGCTTGGCAAAGCTCCTAGGAGGATCGATTGAGAACTATGGGACGGTGACAAGCACGTCAGACGGTCTCAATACCGCAGCGCATGCCATTGACTATCCCAAGGAATCAAATATTGTGATAAGCGACCTCGAATTCCCGTCAAACTATATCCCCTGGCAGAATGCTAGTAAATGGTATGATGTGGATCTAAGAGTGGCAAAAGCGACGGATGGTGCCGTACCCACAGAGGCCTATCTGGATCTGATCGATGAGAACACACGGATAGTGTCGGTCAGTCTTGTTCAGTTCGGAACAGGATATCGCTCTGATGTGAAAGCATTAGCTGATGCAGTCCACGAGGTCAATGGGATACTCGTTGTGGATATAATTCAGGCTGCTGGTTGGGCAGACATCGATCTTGTAAAAATGGATGCGGACTTTGCAGCGGCACAGGCTGCCAAGTGGTTGATCGGGCCTATTGGAGCAGGATTCGTCTATGCCAATAAACGGGCACTTGAACTGATGAGACCACGATTTCTAGGATGGTGGGGTGTCAAGAACATAACGGAATATGGCTATGCTGAACGAGAACTCCTCGATGATGCTCAAAAGTTCCAAGTGGGTTCGTTAGCACTGGTGGCCCATGTAGGATTTCTAGAGTCACTAAAGACCTTACTTCAGATTCCACATAAGAAGAGAGAACAAGCGGCACTCTTTCTTGCCCACTATTTACAAGAACGACTTGACGAGATAGGAGTAGAGTACTATCAGTTTGGCCCCGAACATGAGTCACCAATTGTCTCGTGTGTACCTTCAAATGTTGAAGAGATCCAGAAGCGACTTACCGAGAAACAGATTCACTGCTCTGTCAGAAACGGCAGACTGAGAGTGTCGCCGCACTTCTATAACACAACCGAGGATATTGACAGATTGATAGAGGTGCTGAGGGGTTAG
- a CDS encoding GTPase domain-containing protein — MPKLRGLFGRLKKKKEPERLDESSSRAKELSSSSISTSSVPDAESSSERVPPPMETFVASATSATIDVERTTTLAREAKIERQRTDEIVPGHVLKRDELGRIHIKIVFYGPSLSGKTTALRWLFANVRSLSKGRIVEIADELGRTTFFDFIPVTACENIVFDVFTVAGQRRHAKNRITVLRGADGVIFMADSRPEAMQENIASIQELRIALGTDRVSTMPIIVALNKRDLPNALPVDYMIKVLEVQGYPTFETIATQGKNLLRMFQRVLRDALIFKVGI, encoded by the coding sequence TTGCCTAAGCTCCGAGGATTGTTTGGTCGCCTGAAAAAGAAAAAAGAGCCAGAGCGGCTCGACGAGTCCAGCTCACGTGCTAAAGAATTGTCCTCTTCTTCAATCAGTACGTCTTCTGTTCCTGACGCAGAGTCTTCCTCTGAACGTGTACCTCCACCTATGGAAACTTTTGTTGCCTCTGCCACATCTGCTACCATTGATGTCGAACGCACAACAACCCTTGCTCGAGAGGCTAAAATCGAACGTCAACGTACTGATGAGATTGTTCCCGGTCATGTATTGAAACGTGATGAGCTCGGGCGTATCCATATCAAAATCGTGTTTTATGGTCCTTCTCTCTCAGGTAAGACTACTGCTCTTCGTTGGCTTTTCGCCAATGTTCGTTCTCTCTCAAAAGGTCGGATTGTCGAGATTGCTGATGAACTCGGGCGTACCACTTTCTTTGACTTCATTCCTGTCACAGCATGCGAGAACATAGTCTTTGATGTCTTTACAGTGGCGGGACAGCGGAGGCATGCAAAGAATCGCATCACCGTGCTTCGAGGAGCCGATGGTGTCATCTTTATGGCCGATTCTCGTCCTGAAGCTATGCAGGAAAACATAGCCTCTATTCAGGAGCTACGGATCGCACTTGGCACAGACCGTGTATCAACTATGCCTATCATTGTTGCTCTCAATAAGCGAGATCTCCCTAATGCGCTTCCAGTCGACTATATGATTAAAGTGTTGGAGGTTCAAGGATACCCCACCTTTGAAACTATTGCCACACAGGGAAAGAATCTTCTCCGTATGTTTCAGCGTGTGCTTCGAGATGCGCTCATCTTTAAGGTTGGTATCTAG